CCATATAGTGGATCATTGCATGTTTTGCAACTTGAAGGTTTTTGACTGGATTACAATTCAATTTGTCTCACACGTGAGTTTTTGTTTCCCTTCATGTTGTGAGTTTAAGTCTTTACTTTAAATCTACACTGACAGGTTGATGTTTTTGTATGAATAATACTTTGGAAAATGATcgaatatcttcaaaactgacACTAACTATTACGACACAGTGAACATTTACCTGCTCACTGTAAATATGTTACCGTGTTACCATGAGCCTGTTCGTGAGCTCCGCATTCAGGTCAAAGCCACACTGCAGTTTCCAAGCTGCTGGCTGATAATACCTCCTACATACTATGTTGTGCATTATGTTTAACCTCCTAGAAATTTTGTTTGAGTGTCATATTCAGAGTTCTTAAATAGATGTCATTTTGAATAATTGCAAGATCCTACAGAACACACTAACATGCACTGGTAAGTGCATGCACCTCAGAAATCCACGTGGCATCTATAAGGTTTCCAATGATCACAGTTTAGTCCAACATGGTGACAACCATCCCACAACCACACCAAAAACAAGTCAGACAATTATTTGTGCTTTTGACGTTTGTGATACCATATTTATCTGTAAACtaaaagaaagcaacagaaacaatGAACAAACTGTTGTGAGCCAGTTGATCAACTCTGTGGCAGATTTGATCTAAATATGACACATATATGCGCTGATGGTTTCCTAAACTGTGTGACAAcaagcgtgtgtgtgtctgtgtgtgtctctgtggccAGTTGCCCCGACTCACTTCTCATCAGAAGGTTTTCCTGAgagacagttctcacacttaaTGCAGGTTAAAGTCACAGTAGTCAGACAGACTAGTGTGGTGTGTTCAGGACATTCACATTGTTCAGCTTCATCATGGCTGAGTTCCTGTTGCTCATCATCCTCGTGTGTAAGTGTAAATATCTTATTAGCTTATTTCATCGTTCATGCTGGCTTTTGATTCATGTAGCCGATCCAGTAAACAACAAAggtgtcacaccgcggtgaggtggttttattttggggttgttttttgtcttgtgatttgttttattttgaagagtaactctcctctcgtttcaggtcacttgcccttcctcatgtgtcatatgttggagtgtcttccctgtttcctgattgtgtccacctgtttcccattaccctcatgtcttatagtctgcgtctccctttgtcttgttgccAGTGTGTTTCGATCTTTCGTTCATGCCAGGCCTTTTTTCATAGCTCACAGCCAAAGAAATCAACCGTGATTATTGAAGCTCATTGTTATAGCCTCCAGTCTTTTTAggagtgtttttttgttcataGTGCCTCAGCCATAGAAAATAGCCTCCAGTTTTAAGGAGAgatttttagtttagcttttcTTGCAGATCATCTTCTTCCTCCGTCTGGAGcgattttttgttgttgtaactTTTCATAGTcagttttgtttcccttttttgtTCGGGAGTAATTTTCATAGcccctttgtttatttcttAATAAAACCTGTCTGAATTACGCGAccctctgcatctgagtcctcccattcattggtccttgTCAAAAGGACACTCTGTTTTACATTGTTACTAACACATTTTAACGCAGTTTTCCATTAAACTAGCTGTTGTTGGAGCTTGAATATTGTTGTATCTGttcaactatttaaaaaaacactttaatgtTAATTTAATATCTAAGTTTAATTTTTGTATGAAGAgcatatttctctctctctcgtggACATTAATACATAATTATCAGTCATATCCACTGTTTTACAGAAGAAACAATCTTCACCTCTAATTCTAATTTAACTTCACTGTACAACGTGATTAAATGCAGCTAATTACAAGAAGAGTTCATCAATAATTTTCTGatactttttcaaaataaatttaaacatTCAATCATTCAATCCTTGATATGTTTACATTTTTAGTTCCTTGACCTGAGCTGACAGTGAATCCAGAGCTGATCACAGAAACAGACTCAGTCTGATGTATTTGACTCGATTACAGTCAAACTTATCTCActcatgagttttttttttttttttaccctcatGTTGTAAACGGGTTGATGGTTTTTGTTTAAATAATACTTCGGTAAATGATCACATATCTTCAAAACTGACTTTGGCTTTTACGACACAGTGAGCATATACCTGTAAGTATGTTAGTGTTGTTACTATGAGCGTGCTCGTCAGCTCAGCATTTCGGTCAAAGCCACATTGTGGCTTCCAAGCTGCTGGCAAGGCTGGAGGCATGAAAGTTTCTGATGCTATTTCCTACATACTATATTTTGCATTATGCTTTACCTCTACCAAGTTGAACTAAGTTGAACAGTTAGGGTGTTTTCACATGTAGAACAGTCACAGCCAGCAGGGTACTGGAACATGCACATCTCTGGCTCAGAAATAGATAACAAATAACAAGCTAAATAAACAGATTTGAGCTTCCACATCTCTGCAAGGCTAAACAGAAGAACAAAGAATGATCTCATTAACTGTACTAGACGTTATGCACCATCTAACTATTcatttaacatgttagatgTGTGCATAATGTCGGCTCAATTTTAGTTGAACACAAAGAATTTATGTTTGTCGTCTGCTTATTGTTTAAAAACGGAAGTTGAACTTGTTAGAAACTCTTAAAGTGACAGCATGTACTGACTGAAGGGGAACAGAAACTGTACTGATGAAGACCTCACATCACCTGAGAGATGAGCAGTTAGGGTGTTTTCACATGTAGGACAGCCACCAGTGTAGTTAAAGAAAAGTTGAGATAATTGGCTTTATTAGCAGTGCTGCAAAGAGTTAAAGATTTAACACTACGTTCATGTCTCCACAGTTAATGTGAATTTACAACCAGCGGCCATTAGAGGAGCACAAAACAGCTGCAAATAACAACCCTACCTCAGAAATCCACCTGACAGCATCTTTAAGCTTTTACTATTTTGCAAATTTGTCCAACATGGTGGCAACCACCCAACAAACACACCAAAACAAGTCAGACAAAATATTAGTGCTTTTGAGGTTTGTCATACCATATTTATCAGTAAACATTTGGTTTCAGCAAATCTGCAAACtaaaagaaagcaacagaaacaatGAAGAAACTGTTCTGAGCCAGTTGATCAACTCTGTGGCAGAGTTGATCTAAATATGACACATATATGCGCTGATGGTTTCATCAACTATGtgacaacaagtgtgtgtgtctgtgtgtgtttctgtggccaGTTGCCCCGACTCACTTCTCATCAGAAGATTTTCATGAGAGACAGTTCTCACCCTTAATGCAGGTTAAAGTCACAGTAGTCAGACAGACTAGTGTGGTGTGTTCAGGACATTCACATTGTTCAGCTTCGTCATGGCTGAGTTCCTGTTGCTCATCATCCTCATGTGTAAGTTTAAATATCTTATTAGCTTATTTCATAGTTCATGCTGGCTTTTGATTCATGTAGCCGATCCAGTAAACAATAAAGGACAGTCTGTTTTACATTGTTACTAACACATTTTAATGCAGTTTTCCATTAAACTAGCTGTTGTTGGAGCTTGAATATTGTTGTATCTGttcaactatttaaaaaaacactttctcAAACAGATTCCTTTCATGAGATCAAAGCACAAGGTCAGACTAAGTTTAATTTTTGTATGAAGAGTAAATTTATCTCTCTTttgtacaataataaataattatcAGTCATGATCACTGTTTTACAGAAGAAACTATTAAGTAATAAATGTAACATCTTCACCTCTTAACTTTCAGCTCTTCTTCAGCCGAACCTGACGGTGGATCGACCTGTGATCACAGAGACAGACTCAGTCACACTGAACTGTGTGACTCCATCATCTGTTTCTGCGACTCAGTGTGATTTCTACattgaaaacaaagaaaagtcagACAGCTCCTGTGTGCAGACACTGACAGGAGCTGAGCTGCTGAAGATTGGAGGTAAAAGATCACCCTCTGAGGTTAAAGTAAGATGTTTTTACACTCTGAGGTTTGGAGGTGTTGACAGTCCATCTCCAGACAGTGATACGTCCACCATCACCATAAACAGTGAGTGACTGAACTTCCATTAAGATATTGTTACATGCTGTAATTAAATATGTCATGTCAGCTGTTAAAGATCTGTCATCAGACAATGCTTCAAATAATGATTTATTCTATGTATTCATATTTTCAGACCTTCTTGCAGCTAAACTGACGGTGAATCCACAGCTGATCACAGAGACAGACTCAGTCACACTGAACTGTGTGACTCCATCATCTGTTTCTGTGTCTGAGTGTTTGTACCACTTTGTGAGAGGAAAACCTGCCAAAAGATTCTCTTGTCTGAAGACACTGTCAGGAGCTGAGCTGCTGTCTCTAACAGGTCAAAGTTCACCTGCCAAAGTTGATGTCGCCTGTTTTTACCTTGTATCACATGAATCTCCAGAGAGCAACATCTTCACCATCACCGTGCAACGTGAGTAAATGCAGCTAATCACAAGAAGAGTTCAGTGTGAGGAAAATCATCATTATCATCTGATACtttttctaaataaatgcaACATTTAGTCATTCAGACTgtggtgtgtttatttttagttCCTCGACCTGAGCTGACAGTGAATCCACGGCCGATCACAGAGACAGACTCAGTCACACTGAACTGTGTGACTCCATCATCTGTTTCTGCATCTGAGTGTTATTTGTACTTTATGGGAACAAAAACTGCCAGAACCATCTCCTGTGTGCAGACCCTGACAGGAACTGAGCTTCTGATGACGGCACATCTGAGTTCAGCTGCTGAGGTTGAACTAACATGTTATTACACTGTAGAACACAGAGGAGGAACATATCTATCTCCACACAGTGACATCTCTTCAGTCGTAGTACAAAGTAAGTGACCAAACTACCATTGTTGTACTTTCACAAAACATCTGAATATATGTTAGATGTTGCAACcagaaagaggaaagaaagaaaatctctATTTTCATTGAAATGTGTGAGGAGGTGACTGAGAGTTTAACACTTGGACCATTTGCTAATTTGACTTTAGATTAATGAATATTTGCTATTTTGACCATtaatgtatatttaattactcttTGTATAACTCTGGTAACACAAATGTTTCTATGTTACAAACTTCTGGTTGATCCAAATCAATCTTTTATTGCAGATTCCATCACAACCCCAAGAGCACCAGCTGTCAGTCTGACCACAGGTAAGTGGTGGATTTAAACAATAATCTGAAACATTACACTCTGACAGTAAGACTGTATTTACTActttgaaaatgatttttttatccATCAGATTATACTGTTGGAGCATCAAAGAGCACTGGTAGTTCATTTACTACTTTCCTGACATCAGTGAATCCTGCATCAGGTGACACATTAAGTCACTCTAAGGAGAACATAAAATCCATCCAAATAAGAACGCTGACTGTACTCCTTTATACTTCAGAGATTGACTGCATAGATAGATAACAAGTATTATAAAGTTTCACTCTACATCCCCAGCATCAGTGAAAGCAGCATCAGGTGCCACAATAACTTCATTTCCCAAGAAGACTAActgtattttctttgttttacctttttttcttaaataaacaATTTCTGGGTGGACTGATACAGCTTCCACAGATATGACCTCTGAGTTTCCTGTGACCTCACCGCCTCCAACTACAAGTGAGAAAAAAGTCTTTACCTTcttctgtttcatttttttttctttttaaaacatgCCTTCAACAAGTGAGCTTCAGTTGGGCACCGACAAGTACACTTGTTTTCTCAGAAAGGAAGAAATAAATGTTAGTGATATGTCTCCATGATACATTTTTCCGGCACCTCTATAAGTTTTTACATTGAATTTGAATGGAAGGTGTCAAATGTAATGATTTGTTGTACTGTACGACAGTCACATTTCACACATCTTTGGATATCAACACTGCTACCAAACTGGTTATACTGAGGAACAAAGATTTTTCAGTGACTCCAAAATAAGTTGTGGTGGAGCGGGAGGttgaggacccaaatgcagaaatTTCCAGGAAGGAGATGGAGACTGGTGATGTATGGGAAACAGGTTTATTGATTATTAAGGGGCTGCCAAGGAgctaaaaaacccaaaaaataaACCACGACAGAAGTTTTAGAGATAAACGAACTGATCACTTGAAAAAACAAGGAGCAACAAATTACACAGGTGAACAAAACAACCAATATACATTTATGGACCTGGCACTGAACAAATGAAAACCTGGAGTATATATGCTGTGGAGTAAATTCCAAAATGAACGGTAGGTGAGGCAATCAGCAACTGAAGAACATGTGTGACACAGGGAGtgaaactgaactgaataaACACGGTggaaaatacaaaagaaaacagaaagtaaGGTAACTAAAGAGCAAGAAGTAACAGAAGACCAAAAAGGAAAACCAGcacatgaaaacacagacaATGACAATATCAATTTGTGCTCACATAAATCTGACAGGTGTAAAACTatcttcttttatttcagatgttGTGGAGACAGAGGTCACAACAACCCCGACAATGCCAGCTTTCACTGTGAGCACAGGTAGGATGTAAACAGCAGTCCATAACAATATGACAAACCAATTACTATTTATTAGTTTGAAAGCTTTTCTAATCAGCCAGGACTGTCAGCACACCATGTTTCACCATCAGTTAAACTTGATGATGCCGCGATCCATCCTATTAAGAACACCAGCCACACTCATCTTTGCTCCAGACGAATGTACTTTTACATTCTTTTTATTGCTCAATGAACATAATCATTAACATTTCAACATTTCGAAATTGGTTGAAAAATtgattaaaacaaagaaacggcCTACCTGGTCCGATGGTTTTTAAATGCTTGATACTCCAGTAAGAAAGACTCACAGatgcaaaaataacaaaagactTAGTTTTTTTGCTTGTTGATTTAACGCAGAGTGATGAAACCTGTTTTTTCTCATGCAGTTATCAGGATCACAGCAGTTGTGACGCTGGTGTTGCTTGGATCGGCTCTTCTCGTTTGTCAATCCAGAACTggtaaagaaacaacaacattaaaTCCAAGCTGTAGTTTAGATAGTTTGATAtgtatcttttttaaatatatcttTTATATATTTCTGTTTATATTTCTTAGAGAATTGTTTCTGCAAGAGGTAAGAAATGTTCTTTCTCAGACATCATCAGGTGaacatgtgtatatgtatgaCTGATGATATTTATATGATAGATTCCCAGTTTTCTAACAGCCGTTCTTGGGATAATCAGTTTTCCTCTGACTGCTTCAGCTGAAAGGTCTTTTCTACAGCAGGTCTGTTGCACCCTCCATCAAAGTTGGGGCGGTTGCGCGAGGCTTCTGTGTCTTCTTTCATTGAGACTCAGTGAAATGTCTCAAAGAAGAATTTACTCAGTTTCAGAATTCATATAACTATTGCAAATGTTCATGAAATTAGTTTCTGGTAGATTTTAGACATCCTCTGCTTGAGTACATGTGCTCAGATGATGTAAAATAATCAGCAGACTGCTGTAGACAGAGGTGTTACCTCCTAAGTATCCGTGTTTAGTTCAATAAATAACCTTTTTAATGTTTGGAGACAATAATGTGAACATAGctgttttcattctgtgttGAAAACAAACTTTTATATAATACACGGTcttcttttcctccatttagaCTGATGGCCAACATCTCTGGTAAATCAGGAAGTTTATTGCTCATTTACTTTCACCTCAGTGTTAATGACTGTGCAAAAAAACAGTGTTATCAATGTATTTCATCTGTGATTTGGTCATGAAaagaatgtgtttgtgtttttatttcagatgaaacGACAGAAATGGTGAGTCCTAaccagggttggggagtaacggattacatgtaacggcgttacggtaaaaggatacaaaataaaagtaactgtaatccgttacagtacaagcaaaaattatgtactcagattacagttacattcagtgagaatgggggttacttaacaggattacaatttgtgcgaggttgcagtgacagaagtacagagcggcagggtcggactggggaaaaaaaatcggccctggcaattttcctcGGGActagccccccctcagtattaattagtatctccaatctaattaaataaaaataaaaaaacgagcacagaccgctcatacagtcaatggcatgtacccatagaaaaaatacacactcacacacacatcacacaacctgacgatcgactgctaacaaccatgatcagtaacctacacaaacccagacacataatggctcggtggccagcaatcggataaaccaatgaagtgaatctgccagccccatactcttgcccctgctcagccaactccttgaagtcgggtatggttggtaacgttactgcggctagcattagcaacgaggctgctaggcttgctaaatcggtaagcattaagcatcaaggctactgaagaaagttagtctttttagctacgttatattattatctttcttctcggctataagttaacctttgtttacggccattggccctaacctgacgcgctagctgtcaaatcaccggaagttttcaccggaagtactggcgcacacacacaaccaagggtgtgcaaagaaaaataaaatgaggTCGCGCAAGATGGCGACTGCAGCAGACGTGTAAGTGCGAAGCTCTGCAGCATTAACGAGTATCTGATG
The Odontesthes bonariensis isolate fOdoBon6 chromosome 3, fOdoBon6.hap1, whole genome shotgun sequence DNA segment above includes these coding regions:
- the LOC142376590 gene encoding uncharacterized protein LOC142376590, which gives rise to MAEFLLLIILMSLLQPNLTVDRPVITETDSVTLNCVTPSSVSATQCDFYIENKEKSDSSCVQTLTGAELLKIGGKRSPSEVKVRCFYTLRFGGVDSPSPDSDTSTITINNLLAAKLTVNPQLITETDSVTLNCVTPSSVSVSECLYHFVRGKPAKRFSCLKTLSGAELLSLTGQSSPAKVDVACFYLVSHESPESNIFTITVQLPRPELTVNPRPITETDSVTLNCVTPSSVSASECYLYFMGTKTARTISCVQTLTGTELLMTAHLSSAAEVELTCYYTVEHRGGTYLSPHSDISSVVVQNSITTPRAPAVSLTTDYTVGASKSTGSSFTTFLTSVNPASASTDMTSEFPVTSPPPTTNVVETEVTTTPTMPAFTVSTVIRITAVVTLVLLGSALLVCQSRTENCFCKRLMANISDETTEMSENIRSSEPQQAESALRDLLEAAVAQGEEQASDN